The Corylus avellana chromosome ca8, CavTom2PMs-1.0 genome has a segment encoding these proteins:
- the LOC132189187 gene encoding pentatricopeptide repeat-containing protein At4g32450, mitochondrial — protein sequence MSSKRATILTNNFLVALSKVCSSHNSSYSIKTLTLLRNLSTAAERSDFQNANGYYVDNSLEYQQNPSGYYSESQNPRAFHQKSTGSIGGSSVEVQCGSNPAGTCRENATNDFVENPVGQTGSFSGFSGQNYGEFRQNSNEYDQNSGGAYRQSSSSRYQSSPVEEGGNFSGNNGQNSGKALQNPSGFYANNLRGFEQNSSGFHQNNSEVYRESTINEMQSNQVQQNGNFSGHHGYNNGEFSQNYNGVNAQSTMNLQHSMNGFYGRNRNIQNSYGSYQEGPGEVRQNPYGFNSQGLSESHGSLIGNYMQNFGQAQQTPYDRNLGNVGLKQQVQSGCQQSPSDGQYHQNLQVGQYPPNSNAFHNMTGSSQSPSHPTPEGESAEISDSHPDVGTLEELDVFCKEGKVKEAVEVLGLLEKQCIPVNLPRYLQLMKACGEAQSIQEAKSVHEHILRSQSPLQVSTYNAIIEMYWKCGSMDDAFTVFDTMPKRNLTSWDAMITWLAKNGLGEDAIDLFTKFKETGLKPDGQMFIGVFSACGVLGDINEGMLHFESMSKDYSIAPSMNHYVSVVDMLGGTGYLDEAFEFIEKMPLEPSVDVWETLMNLCRVHGHMELGDRCAELVEQLDPSRLNEQSKGGLLPVKPSDLAKQKEKKKLASQNLLEVRSRVHEYRAGDRSHPGTDRLYTELRALRAQMKETGYIPDTRFVLHDIDQESKEDALLAHSERLAIADGLLNSPARSPIRIIKNLRVCGDCHTALKIISKLVGRELIIRDAKRFHHFKDGLCSCRDYW from the coding sequence ATGTCCTCAAAGAGAGCTACGATTCTCACAAACAACTTTCTCGTAGCACTATCCAAGGTATGTTCTTCACACAACTCATCATATTCAATCAAAACGCTCACTTTGCTGAGAAATCTCAGCACTGCCGCTGAAAGATCAGATTTTCAAAACGCTAATGGATATTACGTAGATAATTCTTTAGAATATCAGCAAAACCCTAGTGGGTATTACAGTGAGAGCCAAAATCCTAGAGCTTTTCACCAGAAATCAACTGGTTCTATTGGTGGAAGCTCAGTGGAGGTTCAGTGTGGCTCAAATCCCGCTGGGACTTGTAGGGAAAACGCAACAAATGATTTTGTGGAGAACCCAGTTGGGCAAACTGGAAGTTTTAGTGGGTTTTCTGGGCAAAATTATGGTGAGTTTCGGCAAAATTCAAACGAATATGATCAGAATTCTGGTGGGGCTTATAGGCAAAGCTCTAGCAGTAGATATCAGAGCAGCCCAGTTGAAGAAGGGGGAAACTTTAGTGGGAATAATGGTCAAAATAGTGGAAAGGCGCTGCAGAACCCAAGTGGGTTTTATGCAAATAATTTGAGAGGGTTCGAGCAGAATTCAAGTGGGTTTCATCAGAATAATAGTGAAGTTTATAGGGAAAGCACAATAAATGAAATGCAGAGCAACCAAGTTCAGCAAAATGGAAATTTTAGTGGGCATCATGGGTATAACAATGGAGAGTTCTCGCAGAACTATAATGGAGTTAACGCGCAGAGTACAATGAATTTACAACATAGTATGAATGGATTCTATGGGAGAAATAGAAATATACAAAATTCATATGGGTCTTACCAGGAGGGGCCTGGAGAAGTGAGGCAGAATCCTTATGGGTTTAATTCCCAAGGCCTTTCAGAATCTCATGGAAGCCTAATTGGGAACTACATGCAAAATTTTGGGCAAGCTCAGCAAACCCCGTATGACCGTAACTTAGGGAATGTTGGACTGAAGCAGCAAGTCCAAAGTGGGTGTCAGCAGAGCCCAAGTGATGGACAATATCATCAGAACCTACAAGTTGGACAATATCCGCCAAACTCTAATGCTTTTCATAATATGACAGGGAGTTCTCAATCACCGAGTCATCCAACACCTGAGGGGGAATCGGCTGAGATATCTGACAGTCACCCAGATGTTGGAACTCTTGAGGAGCTAGATGTCTTTTGCAAAGAGGGGAAAGTGAAGGAAGCTGTGGAAGTTTTGGGGTTGTTAGAGAAGCAGTGTATTCCTGTGAATTTGCCCCGATATTTACAGTTAATGAAGGCATGTGGTGAGGCTCAATCTATACAGGAGGCAAAATCTGTTCACGAACACATCTTAAGATCACAGTCCCCTCTCCAAGTGAGTACCTATAATGCAATCATAGAGATGTATTGGAAATGTGGTTCTATGGATGATGCGTTCACAGTGTTTGACACAATGCCGAAGCGGAATTTGACATCTTGGGATGCTATGATAACGTGGCTTGCTAAGAATGGTCTTGGGGAGGACGCCATTGATCTGTTCACTAAGTTTAAGGAAACAGGACTGAAACCTGATGGTCAAATGTTTATTGGGGTTTTCTCTGCTTGTGGTGTTTTGGGAGACATTAATGAAGGAATGTTGCACTTTGAATCGATGAGCAAGGATTATAGCATTGCCCCATCCATGAATCACTATGTTAGTGTGGTAGACATGCTAGGTGGTACAGGGTATCTGGATGAAGCTTTTGAATTCATTGAAAAGATGCCATTGGAACCAAGTGTTGATGTATGGGAAACCTTGATGAATCTCTGCAGAGTTCATGGGCACATGGAGCTTGGTGATCGTTGTGCTGAGCTTGTTGAGCAACTGGACCCCTCACGTTTGAATGAGCAATCGAAGGGCGGCCTTCTACCTGTGAAACCTTCAGACCTTGCAaaacagaaagagaaaaagaaactagcaAGTCAAAATCTTTTAGAAGTTAGGAGCCGAGTCCATGAATATCGGGCAGGAGATAGATCTCATCCTGGCACTGATAGGCTCTATACGGAACTTAGGGCTTTGAGGGCACAGATGAAAGAGACTGGTTATATACCAGATACTAGATTTGTGTTGCATGACATAGACCAGGAATCCAAGGAGGACGCTCTTCTTGCTCATAGTGAGAGACTTGCTATTGCTGATGGTCTTCTTAATAGTCCTGCTAGATCTCCTATTAGGATAATCAAGAATCTTCGTGTTTGTGGTGATTGCCACACTGCTCTGAAGATCATCTCAAAGCTCGTTGGCAGAGAACTCATTATACGAGATGCCAAGAGATTCCACCATTTCAAAGACGGGTTGTGCTCTTGCAGGGATTATTGGTGA
- the LOC132189189 gene encoding tRNA (cytosine(38)-C(5))-methyltransferase 2 isoform X1: MAEGSQKPQEEPWRVLEFYSGIGGMRYSLMKAGVNAKVVEAFDINDKANDVYEHNFGHRPHQGNIQSLTAADLDSYGAHAWLLSPPCQPYTRQGLQKHSGDARALSFLKILELIPHTSQPPSMLFVENVVGFETSDTHTKMIDILAKTNFVVQEFILSPLQFGIPYSRPRYFCLAKRKPSSFQNQLLNNRLLWSPSPLFGHDDNTVAIEHDQSQESCDELLQSCEPVEKFLEFKNHSDQMDTESGLLDTTIVPIDAYGALEKNDNANGRNDISLNQYLVPLSLIERWGSAMDIVYPDSKRCCCFTKSYYRYVKGTGSLLATVQPKKKGKSSSLKEQCLRFFTPREVANLHSFPEDFHFPQHISLRQRYALLGNSLSIAVVAPVLRYLFAEPSVQIMQIFPSNGAYTHI; encoded by the exons ATGGCGGAGGGTTCTCAGAAACCACAAGAGGAGCCATGGAGAGTCCTCGAATTCTACAGTGGCATTGGTGGCATG AGGTACTCGCTGATGAAGGCGGGCGTGAATGCGAAAGTAGTGGAAGCCTTCGATATAAATGACAAAGCCAACGATGTTTACGAGCACAACTTTGGTCACCGTCCCCATCAG GGTAATATTCAGAGCCTGACAGCTGCTGATCTCGACAGCTATGGGGCTCATGCGTGGCTTCTTTCTCCTCCCTGCCAACCTTACACTCGGCAAG GTCTCCAGAAGCACTCCGGTGATGCTAGGGCATTGTCTTTTCTCAAGATTCTTGAACTTATACCACATACGTCACAGCCTCCAAGTATGTTATTTGTGGAAAATGTCGTTGGATTTGAG ACATCTGATACACACACGAAAATGATTGATATATTGGCAAAAACAAACTTTGTTGTACAGGAGTTCATATTGAGCCCTTTACAATTTGGCATCCCATATTCCAGGCCACGTTATTTTTGcctg GCAAAAAGGAAACCTTCATCTTTTCAAAATCAACTCCTCAATAACAGGCTACTTTGGTCCCCAAGCCCATTGTTTGGGCATGATGATAACACTGTGGCCATTGAACATGATCAATCACAAGAGAGCTGTGACGAATTGCTCCAGTCATGTGAGCCAGTAGAGAAATTTCTTGAATTCAAGAATCATAGTGACCAAATGGATACTGAATCTGGTTTGCTGGACACCACCATTGTTCCTATAGATGCTTATGGAGCTCTGGAGAAAAATGATAATGCGAATGGTCGTAATGATATTTCTTTAAACCAGTACCTTGTTCCATTAAGCTTGATAGAGCGGTGGGGAAGCGCTATGG ATATTGTATATCCTGATTCAAAGCGTTGCTGTTGTTTTACTAAAAGTTATTATCGGTATGTGAAGGGGACTGGCTCACTTTTGGCTACTGTCCAG CCAAAGAAGAAAGGCAAATCATCTTCATTGAAGGAGCAGTGCCTTAGATTTTTTACTCCTAGGGAG GTTGCTAATCTACATTCTTTTCCGGAAGACTTTCACTTCCCGCAGCACATAAGCCTTCGACAACG GTATGCATTGCTGGGTAACAGTTTAAGTATAGCAGTGGTTGCTCCCGTACTCCGATATTTATTTGCAGAGCCATCTGTTCAAATCATGCAGATTTTTCCTTCCAATGGTGCATATACCCATATCTAA
- the LOC132189189 gene encoding tRNA (cytosine(38)-C(5))-methyltransferase 2 isoform X2, which yields MTKPTMFTSTTLVTVPISYGAHAWLLSPPCQPYTRQGLQKHSGDARALSFLKILELIPHTSQPPSMLFVENVVGFETSDTHTKMIDILAKTNFVVQEFILSPLQFGIPYSRPRYFCLAKRKPSSFQNQLLNNRLLWSPSPLFGHDDNTVAIEHDQSQESCDELLQSCEPVEKFLEFKNHSDQMDTESGLLDTTIVPIDAYGALEKNDNANGRNDISLNQYLVPLSLIERWGSAMDIVYPDSKRCCCFTKSYYRYVKGTGSLLATVQPKKKGKSSSLKEQCLRFFTPREVANLHSFPEDFHFPQHISLRQRYALLGNSLSIAVVAPVLRYLFAEPSVQIMQIFPSNGAYTHI from the exons ATGACAAAGCCAACGATGTTTACGAGCACAACTTTGGTCACCGTCCCCATCAG CTATGGGGCTCATGCGTGGCTTCTTTCTCCTCCCTGCCAACCTTACACTCGGCAAG GTCTCCAGAAGCACTCCGGTGATGCTAGGGCATTGTCTTTTCTCAAGATTCTTGAACTTATACCACATACGTCACAGCCTCCAAGTATGTTATTTGTGGAAAATGTCGTTGGATTTGAG ACATCTGATACACACACGAAAATGATTGATATATTGGCAAAAACAAACTTTGTTGTACAGGAGTTCATATTGAGCCCTTTACAATTTGGCATCCCATATTCCAGGCCACGTTATTTTTGcctg GCAAAAAGGAAACCTTCATCTTTTCAAAATCAACTCCTCAATAACAGGCTACTTTGGTCCCCAAGCCCATTGTTTGGGCATGATGATAACACTGTGGCCATTGAACATGATCAATCACAAGAGAGCTGTGACGAATTGCTCCAGTCATGTGAGCCAGTAGAGAAATTTCTTGAATTCAAGAATCATAGTGACCAAATGGATACTGAATCTGGTTTGCTGGACACCACCATTGTTCCTATAGATGCTTATGGAGCTCTGGAGAAAAATGATAATGCGAATGGTCGTAATGATATTTCTTTAAACCAGTACCTTGTTCCATTAAGCTTGATAGAGCGGTGGGGAAGCGCTATGG ATATTGTATATCCTGATTCAAAGCGTTGCTGTTGTTTTACTAAAAGTTATTATCGGTATGTGAAGGGGACTGGCTCACTTTTGGCTACTGTCCAG CCAAAGAAGAAAGGCAAATCATCTTCATTGAAGGAGCAGTGCCTTAGATTTTTTACTCCTAGGGAG GTTGCTAATCTACATTCTTTTCCGGAAGACTTTCACTTCCCGCAGCACATAAGCCTTCGACAACG GTATGCATTGCTGGGTAACAGTTTAAGTATAGCAGTGGTTGCTCCCGTACTCCGATATTTATTTGCAGAGCCATCTGTTCAAATCATGCAGATTTTTCCTTCCAATGGTGCATATACCCATATCTAA
- the LOC132189189 gene encoding tRNA (cytosine(38)-C(5))-methyltransferase 2 isoform X3 — MGLMRGFFLLPANLTLGKKHSGDARALSFLKILELIPHTSQPPSMLFVENVVGFETSDTHTKMIDILAKTNFVVQEFILSPLQFGIPYSRPRYFCLAKRKPSSFQNQLLNNRLLWSPSPLFGHDDNTVAIEHDQSQESCDELLQSCEPVEKFLEFKNHSDQMDTESGLLDTTIVPIDAYGALEKNDNANGRNDISLNQYLVPLSLIERWGSAMDIVYPDSKRCCCFTKSYYRYVKGTGSLLATVQPKKKGKSSSLKEQCLRFFTPREVANLHSFPEDFHFPQHISLRQRYALLGNSLSIAVVAPVLRYLFAEPSVQIMQIFPSNGAYTHI, encoded by the exons ATGGGGCTCATGCGTGGCTTCTTTCTCCTCCCTGCCAACCTTACACTCGGCAAG AAGCACTCCGGTGATGCTAGGGCATTGTCTTTTCTCAAGATTCTTGAACTTATACCACATACGTCACAGCCTCCAAGTATGTTATTTGTGGAAAATGTCGTTGGATTTGAG ACATCTGATACACACACGAAAATGATTGATATATTGGCAAAAACAAACTTTGTTGTACAGGAGTTCATATTGAGCCCTTTACAATTTGGCATCCCATATTCCAGGCCACGTTATTTTTGcctg GCAAAAAGGAAACCTTCATCTTTTCAAAATCAACTCCTCAATAACAGGCTACTTTGGTCCCCAAGCCCATTGTTTGGGCATGATGATAACACTGTGGCCATTGAACATGATCAATCACAAGAGAGCTGTGACGAATTGCTCCAGTCATGTGAGCCAGTAGAGAAATTTCTTGAATTCAAGAATCATAGTGACCAAATGGATACTGAATCTGGTTTGCTGGACACCACCATTGTTCCTATAGATGCTTATGGAGCTCTGGAGAAAAATGATAATGCGAATGGTCGTAATGATATTTCTTTAAACCAGTACCTTGTTCCATTAAGCTTGATAGAGCGGTGGGGAAGCGCTATGG ATATTGTATATCCTGATTCAAAGCGTTGCTGTTGTTTTACTAAAAGTTATTATCGGTATGTGAAGGGGACTGGCTCACTTTTGGCTACTGTCCAG CCAAAGAAGAAAGGCAAATCATCTTCATTGAAGGAGCAGTGCCTTAGATTTTTTACTCCTAGGGAG GTTGCTAATCTACATTCTTTTCCGGAAGACTTTCACTTCCCGCAGCACATAAGCCTTCGACAACG GTATGCATTGCTGGGTAACAGTTTAAGTATAGCAGTGGTTGCTCCCGTACTCCGATATTTATTTGCAGAGCCATCTGTTCAAATCATGCAGATTTTTCCTTCCAATGGTGCATATACCCATATCTAA
- the LOC132190247 gene encoding pentatricopeptide repeat-containing protein At3g54980, mitochondrial-like gives MRSSLTSSPTSTCLLRSFLNPKSLCSQPQFPNEPPIPEPPFSENPNPNTNCPEKITSESNFSTRPTSDHEFTVAPFSPEPKHADFAAPISQSSVLTQTDVINTLLSHKSEPKSALKYFKWAERKRGFVKSVDVFCVVLHILVGFPQTHKLAQNLLNHCVSGDSGPAPGVFVDHLAECAKRFGFVLDSRVFNYLLNSYVRVNRTEDAVLCCNRMIESDIIPWISFVNILLTALVRRNMFGEMRDLHDKIVLKGISGDCYTVHVMMRAFLKEGKAEEAEEYFREAKDRGVELDAAAYSIVIQAVCKKPNWILASGLLKEMREMGSVPSEGTYTCVIGACVKQGNIVEALRLKDEMVSCGKPMNLVVATSLIKGYCVQGNLNSALDLFNKIGEDGLSPNKVSYSVLIEWCCKHGSMEKAYELYTQMKDNGIQPSVFNLNSLLRGFLKSGMLENAYRLFDEAVECGIANVFTYNSFFSWLCEEGKVNEAQSLWVKMISKGVVPSVVSYNNLILGHCREGNTDVANTLFLEMVEKGLKPNVITYSILMDGYFKKGDTECALDLFNQMLDVNMVPTDFTFNTIINGLCKVGRTTEARDKLKSFVEKGFVPICLTYNSIIDGYVKEGAINPALAVYREMCESGISPNVVTYTSLINGFCKSNNIGLALKMRNEMINKGLELDVKAYSALIDGFCKRRDMESAHELFSELLEEGLSPNTVVYNSMISGFRNLNNMEAALDLHKKMINEGIPCDLQTYTTLIDGLLKEGKLLFASDLYSDMLSKGIVPDIIAYTVLINGLCNKGQLENARTILEEMDKNGMTPSVLIYNTLIAGHFKEGNLQEAFRLHDEMLDRGLVPDEATYDILVNGKAKGVSTLAGALQA, from the coding sequence ATGAGATCTTCACTCACTTCTTCTCCAACCTCTACATGTCTTCTCCGCTCTTTCTTAAACCCTAAATCTCTCTGCTCACAACCACAATTTCCCAACGAACCGCCCATCCCAGAACCTCCATTTTCAGAGAATCCGAATCCAAACACCAATTGTCCCGAGAAAATCACTTCAGAATCCAACTTTTCCACGAGACCCACTTCAGACCATGAATTTACTGTCGCCCCATTTTCCCCAGAGCCCAAACACGCTGACTTCGCCGCACCAATTTCTCAAAGCTCGGTTTTGACTCAAACCGATGTGATAAACACTCTTCTGAGCCACAAGAGCGAGCCAAAATCGGCTTTGAAGTACTTCAAATGGGCCGAGAGAAAGCGAGGCTTTGTTAAAAGCGTGGATGTCTTCTGTGTTGTGCTTCACATTTTGGTGGGCTTTCCTCAGACTCATAAACTTGCTCAAAATTTGCTTAATCACTGTGTCTCGGGCGATTCGGGTCCGGCGCCGGGTGTTTTTGTTGATCACTTAGCAGAATGCGCCAAAAGGTTTGGCTTTGTGTTAGATTCGCgggtttttaattatttgttgaaCAGTTATGTTAGAGTTAATAGAACCGAAGATGCTGTACTTTGTTGTAATAGAATGATAGAGAGTGATATAATTCCTTGGATATCATTTGTGAATATTCTTTTGACAGCATTGGTTAGGAGAAACATGTTTGGTGAAATGCGAGATTTGCATGATAAGATAGTATTGAAAGGAATTAGTGGAGATTGCTATACGGTGCATGTGATGATGCGTGCATTTTTGAAGGAAGGGAAGGCTGAGGAGGCGGAGGAATACTTTAGAGAGGCGAAAGATAGAGGGGTGGAACTTGATGCAGCGGCATACAGTATTGTTATTCAGGCTGTTTGTAAGAAACCCAATTGGATTTTGGCTTCGGGGTTGTTGAAGGAGATGAGAGAAATGGGATCGGTTCCTTCAGAGGGTACTTATACTTGTGTTATTGGGGCTTGTGTGAAGCAGGGGAATATTGTAGAGGCATTGAGGCTTAAAGATGAAATGGTGAGTTGTGGGAAGCCAATGAATTTGGTTGTGGCAACGAGTTTGATTAAGGGGTATTGCGTGCAAGGCAATCTGAATAGTGCTTTGGATTTGTTCAATAAGATTGGTGAGGATGGGCTTTCACCAAACAAGGTTTCATACTCAGTCCTGATTGAATGGTGTTGTAAGCATGGGAGCATGGAAAAGGCCTATGAGCTTTACACCCAAATGAAAGACAACGGTATTCAGCCTAGTGTCTTTAACCTTAATTCCTTGTTACGTGGATTCTTGAAATCTGGGATGCTGGAAAATGCGTACAGGTTGTTTGATGAGGCAGTTGAATGTGGTATTGCTAATGTTTTCACATATAATAGCTTTTTTTCATGGCTCTGTGAAGAAGGCAAGGTAAATGAGGCTCAAAGTCTATGGGTAAAGATGATTAGCAAGGGTGTGGTACCTAGTGTAGTTTCATACAACAACTTGATACTTGGTCACTGCAGAGAAGGGAATACGGATGTTGCAAATACATTATTTCTGGAGATGGTAGAGAAGGGCTTAAAACCTAATGTGATCACGTATTCAATTTTGATGGATGGGTATTTCAAAAAAGGTGACACTGAGTGTGCCTTAGATTTGTTTAACCAAATGTTGGATGTAAATATGGTTCCCACAGACTTCACATTTAACACTATTATCAATGGCTTGTGCAAAGTTGGCCGCACAACTGAGGCAAGGGATAAGTTGAAGAGCTTTGTTGAGAAGGGTTTTGTTCCCATCTGTTTGACTTACAATAGCATTATAGATGGATATGTCAAGGAGGGTGCCATAAATCCTGCATTGGCTGTTTATAGAGAGATGTGTGAAAGTGGAATTTCCCCCAATGTTGTAACTTACACTAGTTTGATTAATGGATTTTGCAAAAGCAATAATATTGGTCTTGCTCTGAAAATGCGGAATGAGATGATCAATAAGGGTCTTGAATTGGATGTTAAGGCATATAGTGCTCTGATTGATGGATTTTGCAAAAGGCGAGACATGGAAAGTGCACATGAACTGTTTTCTGAACTCCTTGAAGAAGGTTTGTCTCCAAATACAGTTGTGTACAATAGTATGATTAGCGGATTCAGGAATCTAAATAACATGGAAGCAGCCCTTGACTTGcacaagaaaatgataaatgagGGGATTCCTTGTGATTTGCAAACTTACACTACATTGATAGATGGACTGCTAAAAGAGGGTAAATTACTCTTTGCATCAGATCTTTACTCGGATATGCTTTCCAAGGGTATTGTGCCTGACATCATTGCATATACCGTTCTGATAAATGGCCTTTGTAACAAGGGACAGCTAGAAAATGCACGCACGATTTTGGAAGAGATGGATAAGAATGGCATGACTCCTAGTGTTCTTATTTATAATACCTTGATTGCTGGACACTTTAAGGAGGGGAATCTGCAAGAAGCGTTTAGACTACATGATGAGATGCTTGACAGAGGTCTTGTACCTGATGAGGCTACTTATGATATTCTTGTAAATGGGAAGGCCAAGGGAGTAAGTACTCTTGCTGGAGCCTTGCAAGCGTAA
- the LOC132189350 gene encoding uncharacterized protein LOC132189350 isoform X2: MRFIKGNTVEVLRNKEVPPGEWRCGKIISGNGHTYSVVYEDPFGMRSEALVERVPRKTIRPCPPVESVESWAVGDVVEVFDVGSWKAAMVLKVLGGHYCLVRLLGSCEEFRVKKSNIRVRQSWQDDKWVVIGKGSGSCEAVKSKKPSSLNCYLMNSEFPQFIKARKKQTGNDHLAAQDNTCFQESHIVSSRTLKRLSPYSSHIEEYTRKMRAVEKEGESQRFISESPSPLLKKGQSWRLACLASKGLLGTMDIYGPMVPI; the protein is encoded by the exons ATGAGATTCATAAAGGGGAATACAGTTGAGGTACTACGGAACAAAGAGGTGCCTCCAGGCGAGTGGCGTTGTGGTAAGATTATCTCAGGTAATGGGCACACTTACAGTGTTGTATATGAAGATCCTTTTGGCATGAGAAGTGAGGCACTTGTGGAGCGAGTGCCAAGGAAGACCATTAGGCCCTGCCCTCCTGTGGAAAGTGTGGAGAGTTGGGCAGTTGGAGATGTTGTGGAGGTGTTTGATGTTGGTTCCTGGAAAGCAGCTATGGTTTTGAAGGTTCTGGGTGGGCATTATTGTTTGGTTAGGCTACTGGGATCTTGTGAGGAGTTCAGAGTTAAAAAATCCAACATTCGGGTGCGTCAGTCTTGGCAAGATGACAAATGGGTTGTCATCGGAAAG GGTTCAGGAAGTTGTGAGGCTGTGAAATCCAAAAAACCATCTAGCTTGAACTGTTATCTGATGAACTCTGAGTTTCCGCAATTCATTAAAGCCAGAAAGAAGCAGACAGGAAATGATCATTTAGCTGCCCAAGACAATACTTGTTTTCAGGAGTCTCATATTGTCTCATCTAGAACATTGAAGAGACTGTCCCCTTATTCCTCTCATATTGAAGAATATACCAGAAAAATGAGAGCAGTTGAGAAAGAGGGTGAGAGTCAAAGATTCATTTCAGAGTCCCCATCCCCCTTGTTGAAAAAG GGCCAAAGTTGGAGGCTTGCATGTCTTGCTTCCAAAG GTTTGCTGGGAACCATGGACATATATGGACCTATGGTGCCAATATAA
- the LOC132189350 gene encoding uncharacterized protein LOC132189350 isoform X1 has product MRFIKGNTVEVLRNKEVPPGEWRCGKIISGNGHTYSVVYEDPFGMRSEALVERVPRKTIRPCPPVESVESWAVGDVVEVFDVGSWKAAMVLKVLGGHYCLVRLLGSCEEFRVKKSNIRVRQSWQDDKWVVIGKGSGSCEAVKSKKPSSLNCYLMNSEFPQFIKARKKQTGNDHLAAQDNTCFQESHIVSSRTLKRLSPYSSHIEEYTRKMRAVEKEGESQRFISESPSPLLKKVDAVAYPRVKLGEKYMPASSNNQKTGYFELERGNQNDSVLSFHERSSEPTECDSVASSVGSCSVVSNSPIKLSGHIISGPTQDADTLCSDADSFYDCGDEEGKCPLSLKEDVAAKIHRLELHAYCRTLEAIYASGPLSWEQEALLTNLRISLNISNDEHLMEIRHLKSVGTGLHLS; this is encoded by the exons ATGAGATTCATAAAGGGGAATACAGTTGAGGTACTACGGAACAAAGAGGTGCCTCCAGGCGAGTGGCGTTGTGGTAAGATTATCTCAGGTAATGGGCACACTTACAGTGTTGTATATGAAGATCCTTTTGGCATGAGAAGTGAGGCACTTGTGGAGCGAGTGCCAAGGAAGACCATTAGGCCCTGCCCTCCTGTGGAAAGTGTGGAGAGTTGGGCAGTTGGAGATGTTGTGGAGGTGTTTGATGTTGGTTCCTGGAAAGCAGCTATGGTTTTGAAGGTTCTGGGTGGGCATTATTGTTTGGTTAGGCTACTGGGATCTTGTGAGGAGTTCAGAGTTAAAAAATCCAACATTCGGGTGCGTCAGTCTTGGCAAGATGACAAATGGGTTGTCATCGGAAAG GGTTCAGGAAGTTGTGAGGCTGTGAAATCCAAAAAACCATCTAGCTTGAACTGTTATCTGATGAACTCTGAGTTTCCGCAATTCATTAAAGCCAGAAAGAAGCAGACAGGAAATGATCATTTAGCTGCCCAAGACAATACTTGTTTTCAGGAGTCTCATATTGTCTCATCTAGAACATTGAAGAGACTGTCCCCTTATTCCTCTCATATTGAAGAATATACCAGAAAAATGAGAGCAGTTGAGAAAGAGGGTGAGAGTCAAAGATTCATTTCAGAGTCCCCATCCCCCTTGTTGAAAAAGGTAGATGCTGTTGCTTACCCACGAGTAAAACTGGGTGAAAAATACATGCCTGCTTCCTCTAATAATCAAAAAACTGGATATTTTGAATTGGAGAGGGGAAATCAGAATGATTCTGTTTTGTCTTTTCATGAAAGAAGTTCAGAACCTACCGAGTGTGATAGCGTGGCATCTTCTGTTGGTAGTTGTAGTGTTGTTAGTAACAGTCCAATTAAGTTGTCAGGTCATATTATATCAGGTCCTACTCAAGATGCAGATACCCTTTGTAGTGATGCAGATTCCTTTTATGATTGTGGAGATGAGGAAGGAAAATGTCCACTTTCTCTTAAAGAGGATGTAGCAGCAAAAATCCATAGACTAGAGTTGCATGCTTATTGCAGGACTCTAGAGGCAATATATGCTTCTGGGCCCTTAAGTTGGGAACAAGAAGCTCTATTGACAAATCTCCgtatttcactcaatatttcaAATGATGAACATTTGATGGAGATAAGGCACCTAAAATCAGTTGGAACTGGCCTTCATCTTAGTTAA